GCGAGCCGCTTCTTCCTCGGCGTTAGCGATGCCCACGATCCGCGCGGCCTTGTCCTCGCCGTCCTCCTCAATCCCGATGAGCAAGTGCCCACCTACGGCGTTTGCTAACGCCGTGATGTCCCGGAGCATCTCGCGGGTCTCTTCGTCGTCGTGCCGATAGGCCTTGCCCTTGAAGTCGAGCCGATCCGATTCCTCGACCTCTATCAGACCATTCAGGTCTTCAAGCGTTATCTCTGCGAGTGGCTTGGAGAAAACCGAAGACACCTGAGCATGTCCCCCGCAAGCCCTTCTCATGACGCGGCAAGAGCGCTAGCCCGCGCCCACGCCCATCTTGCCGCCCGCCACCTCGACGACTACGCGCCCCGCGTCCTCGCCTAGTACGGCGCTCGCGTCCAGAATCTCCAACCCCACGATCTTCCCGTCGAGGCCGTAGTCAGCGGTGACATCCTCGGAAACGCGCCGGTTCTCCACCGTGCCGGGCGCCGCCGGGCGGAACTGGATATACAGAGCATCTACCTCGGAATCGTATTCAATCCGCATCTCGCTCCTCCGCCGGCCTCCCCGCGAAGCAACGCGCGCTTGCGCGACCGTCCAATCGGGCCGCATTCCTCCCATCGGCGTCCATCGGCGTGAATCGGCGGTTAGCTGCTCCGTTCCGCCATCTCCACCAACAGCCGGTGCACCCGCAGGTCGTCGGTCAGCTCGGGATGGAAGGCGGCCGCCAGCAGCTTGCCCTGGCGCACCAGCACCGGATGATTCTCGACCCGGGCCATGACCGCCACCTCCTCGCCCACCGCGCACACGTAGGGCGCGCGGATGAACACCCCGCGGAACTTCTCGCCGTTCAGCCCCGCCACCTCGAGATCGTGCTCGAAGCTGTCCACCTGGCGGCCGAAGGCGTTGCGCCGCACCACGATGTTCATTAGCCCCAGCAGCGGCTGCTCATCGCCGTCGAGCTCGCGCGCCATCAGGATCATCCCCGCGCAGGTGCCCAGCATCGGCGCCTCCGCCGTCGCGAACTCGCGCAGCGCCGCGTCCAGCCCGATGCGCGCCATCAGCTTGCCCAGGGTCGTGCTCTCGCCCCCCGGCAGGATGATGCCCGCGCACCCCTCGAGCTCGCTGGGCGTCCGCACCTCCCGCGGCTCGACGCCGAGGCGCCGCAGGCAC
The sequence above is a segment of the Armatimonadota bacterium genome. Coding sequences within it:
- a CDS encoding DUF2283 domain-containing protein, translating into MRIEYDSEVDALYIQFRPAAPGTVENRRVSEDVTADYGLDGKIVGLEILDASAVLGEDAGRVVVEVAGGKMGVGAG
- the pdxT gene encoding pyridoxal 5'-phosphate synthase glutaminase subunit PdxT encodes the protein MRIGVLALQGAVGAHVECLRRLGVEPREVRTPSELEGCAGIILPGGESTTLGKLMARIGLDAALREFATAEAPMLGTCAGMILMARELDGDEQPLLGLMNIVVRRNAFGRQVDSFEHDLEVAGLNGEKFRGVFIRAPYVCAVGEEVAVMARVENHPVLVRQGKLLAAAFHPELTDDLRVHRLLVEMAERSS